One window of Bacillus alkalicellulosilyticus genomic DNA carries:
- a CDS encoding metallophosphoesterase family protein: MKALVLSDSHGWKKEIADIISRHKDSVDIIFHCGDSELEKKSPELQGIKVVKGNCDYADFAEDIIETVSGVTFYITHGHLYNVKMTHVPLSYRAEEVGATVACFGHSHVATSFEENGVIYINPGSIRLPRGRKEQTYCICEVDEQITVRFFERGGNEVKDMRKIYARKKF; encoded by the coding sequence ATGAAAGCATTGGTTTTAAGTGATAGCCATGGGTGGAAAAAGGAGATTGCTGACATTATCTCACGTCATAAAGATTCCGTTGATATCATTTTTCACTGTGGAGATTCAGAATTAGAAAAAAAATCACCAGAATTACAAGGTATAAAGGTTGTAAAAGGGAATTGTGATTACGCCGACTTTGCTGAGGATATCATTGAGACTGTCAGTGGAGTTACCTTTTATATTACACACGGTCATTTATATAATGTGAAAATGACTCATGTTCCATTAAGTTACCGTGCAGAAGAGGTAGGGGCTACCGTTGCTTGTTTCGGTCATTCTCACGTCGCAACATCGTTTGAAGAAAATGGGGTTATCTATATTAATCCAGGAAGTATACGGCTTCCAAGAGGACGAAAAGAACAGACATACTGCATATGTGAAGTGGATGAACAAATTACTGTACGCTTCTTTGAACGTGGTGGTAATGAAGTAAAAGACATGAGGAAAATTTATGCAAGAAAAAAGTTTTGA
- a CDS encoding XTP/dITP diphosphatase, with amino-acid sequence MQDLLVATKNKGKVKEFEAILQPKGFRVLSLFDYPKIPEIEETGVTFAENALIKAKAMAELFQKPAIADDSGLSVDALGGEPGVYSARYAGEAKDDNENVKKVLDKLGQVKNEDRTAHFHCAIAIASPNGQSKVFEGTCSGVITKEPIGENGFGYDPIMYIPSHQKTMAQMSAEEKNKISHRAKALEKMNEQWEMIFG; translated from the coding sequence ATGCAAGATTTGCTTGTTGCTACTAAAAACAAAGGGAAAGTCAAAGAATTTGAAGCCATTTTACAACCAAAAGGCTTTCGAGTGCTTTCATTATTTGATTATCCAAAAATACCAGAAATTGAAGAGACAGGAGTAACTTTTGCTGAAAATGCGTTAATTAAAGCAAAAGCAATGGCTGAGCTCTTTCAAAAACCTGCCATTGCCGATGATTCGGGTTTATCAGTAGATGCCTTGGGTGGAGAACCGGGGGTGTATTCCGCGAGATATGCTGGTGAGGCAAAGGACGATAATGAAAACGTAAAAAAAGTGCTAGATAAATTAGGACAGGTTAAGAATGAAGATAGAACGGCTCATTTTCACTGTGCGATTGCCATCGCATCTCCTAATGGGCAATCGAAAGTTTTTGAAGGAACATGTAGTGGAGTCATAACGAAGGAACCGATCGGGGAAAATGGATTTGGGTATGACCCTATCATGTACATCCCAAGTCATCAAAAGACAATGGCGCAAATGAGTGCTGAAGAAAAAAACAAGATTAGTCACCGAGCAAAAGCTCTAGAAAAAATGAATGAACAATGGGAAATGATATTCGGGTAG
- the rph gene encoding ribonuclease PH, with the protein MRVDNRAANELRPIEIIPNYLVHPEGSVLISVGNTKVICTASIEERVPPFMRNQGKGWIAAEYSMLPRATEQRNIRESSKGKVSGRTMEIQRLIGRALRTVIDLEKLGERTVWIDCDVIQADGGTRTASITGAYVAMVMALEKYIERKILKVLPVRDYLAAVSVGVDPKLGEVLDLCYIEDARADVDMNVVMTGSGEFVELQGTGEEATFSRAQLDTLLTLAEGGIQELISIQKQVLGQSTVEKLEKKRADQ; encoded by the coding sequence ATGAGAGTAGACAATAGAGCAGCGAATGAATTAAGACCAATTGAAATCATCCCTAATTATTTAGTGCATCCCGAAGGATCCGTTTTAATATCAGTAGGGAACACGAAAGTCATTTGTACAGCTAGCATTGAAGAAAGAGTCCCACCATTTATGCGTAACCAAGGAAAAGGGTGGATTGCAGCTGAATATTCGATGCTACCACGAGCAACAGAGCAACGAAACATAAGAGAATCCTCAAAAGGAAAAGTAAGTGGCCGTACAATGGAAATTCAACGATTAATTGGTCGGGCGCTTCGTACCGTCATTGATTTAGAGAAACTAGGTGAGCGTACAGTTTGGATAGATTGTGATGTCATCCAAGCGGATGGTGGAACTCGAACAGCCTCAATTACAGGAGCTTATGTTGCCATGGTTATGGCTTTAGAGAAATACATAGAAAGAAAAATTTTAAAAGTACTACCAGTCCGCGATTACTTAGCTGCTGTATCGGTAGGAGTGGATCCAAAACTGGGTGAAGTTCTGGATTTGTGTTACATAGAGGATGCAAGAGCTGACGTCGATATGAATGTTGTGATGACAGGCAGTGGAGAGTTCGTTGAGCTTCAAGGGACAGGTGAAGAAGCGACTTTTTCAAGAGCACAATTAGATACGTTACTTACTTTGGCTGAAGGTGGTATTCAAGAGTTGATATCGATCCAAAAGCAAGTATTGGGACAATCTACAGTAGAAAAATTAGAAAAAAAGAGAGCTGACCAGTAA
- a CDS encoding GerMN domain-containing protein encodes MRKYLKTGVPILMLFTLVITGCSTTEDVMKEMDAPPVTYVDEGDSLGFEEESTETEVETEVEGTTDTITRELYLIDENGLVVPQTFELPRTEGAIRQSLEYLVADGPITNLLPNGFRAVLPAGTEIDVHLNEDGIAIADFSEEFTNYQPEEELKILQAITWTITQFENVNSVKIRINGYDQETMPVNNTPIGVEGFSRANGINLETNDVVDVVNSKGVTLYFLAQNGDNEYYVPVTRRVENNGNDNVKEVVQQLLNGPSVHTKLLTDFRQGVELVDEPLYENGVVTLNFNEAILSQLEGTAISNDVLNMIVLSLTEQNGVEQVSIKVDGMSEILKASGETLAEPVSRPNLVNAEKF; translated from the coding sequence ATGCGCAAATATTTAAAAACTGGGGTGCCAATTCTAATGCTTTTCACTCTTGTTATTACTGGATGCTCCACGACTGAAGACGTTATGAAAGAAATGGATGCTCCGCCCGTCACATACGTAGATGAAGGAGATTCCTTAGGTTTTGAAGAGGAGTCTACTGAAACCGAAGTGGAAACAGAGGTAGAGGGTACAACAGATACGATAACAAGAGAGTTATATTTAATTGATGAAAATGGGTTAGTCGTACCACAAACTTTTGAACTTCCAAGAACAGAAGGTGCTATTCGTCAGTCTCTAGAATATCTAGTAGCTGACGGTCCAATTACGAACTTACTACCAAATGGTTTTAGAGCTGTTCTGCCTGCTGGAACTGAAATTGATGTACACCTAAATGAAGATGGAATTGCGATTGCTGATTTTTCAGAGGAATTTACGAACTATCAACCAGAAGAAGAGTTGAAAATTCTTCAAGCCATTACATGGACGATTACACAATTTGAAAATGTTAATAGCGTAAAAATCAGAATTAATGGATATGACCAAGAAACAATGCCTGTAAACAACACGCCTATTGGTGTCGAAGGGTTTAGTCGGGCCAACGGGATTAACTTAGAGACAAATGATGTCGTTGACGTCGTTAATAGTAAGGGAGTAACGCTTTACTTCCTTGCTCAAAATGGGGACAACGAGTACTATGTCCCAGTTACAAGAAGAGTCGAGAATAACGGAAACGATAATGTAAAAGAAGTGGTACAACAACTATTAAATGGACCATCCGTTCACACAAAGCTACTGACTGATTTTAGACAAGGTGTTGAATTGGTTGATGAGCCTCTATATGAAAATGGGGTTGTCACACTTAATTTTAATGAAGCAATATTAAGTCAACTTGAAGGAACTGCCATTTCAAACGATGTCTTAAATATGATTGTGCTCTCTTTAACGGAGCAAAATGGAGTGGAGCAAGTTTCTATTAAAGTAGACGGAATGAGTGAAATCTTAAAAGCTTCTGGAGAAACGTTAGCTGAGCCGGTATCCCGACCGAACTTGGTCAATGCAGAAAAATTTTAA